In Jeotgalibaca arthritidis, a single genomic region encodes these proteins:
- a CDS encoding cation:proton antiporter: MLTSIGLLLVVGLFFGRICKRIGLPALIGMMVAGVLLGPFGLNTFSTSLLDLSAELRQVALIVILTRAGLSLDLKQLKKVGTSALLMSFLPATFEIVSIAVLAPLLLGMNLVSALVLGAVLAAVSPAVVVPRMLKLIDEGYGKEAAVPQLIISGASLDDVFVIVLFTAFSSLSLSQDLQLKTLLSIPLSIIAGVAVGYVVGKGVSWLFRYYRMRDSVKLAIMLAISFLLLEVEAQISQWLPFSALLAIMAMGAAIYASYPRLSKRLSVKYDQLWVVSEVFLFVLVGASLNLTYVFSLGISAVLLIGLALVVRMLGVYVSILPTTFKAKEKYFTMLAYTPKATVQAAIGGIPLAMGLPYGEVILAVSILAILLTAPLGAWLIDHTYQRLLTK; this comes from the coding sequence ATGTTAACGAGTATCGGATTATTATTAGTAGTCGGCTTATTTTTTGGCCGTATCTGTAAACGCATAGGATTACCGGCTTTAATTGGGATGATGGTGGCAGGTGTCCTATTAGGTCCATTTGGCCTCAATACCTTTAGCACCAGCTTACTAGACTTATCAGCAGAGCTACGCCAAGTCGCCCTAATTGTTATTTTAACCAGAGCTGGCCTATCACTCGATTTAAAGCAATTAAAAAAAGTCGGGACTTCTGCCTTATTGATGAGTTTTCTGCCGGCGACTTTTGAAATAGTTAGCATTGCTGTGTTAGCACCATTATTATTAGGAATGAATTTAGTGAGTGCGCTTGTTTTAGGTGCGGTATTAGCAGCAGTTTCACCAGCGGTAGTTGTGCCGCGCATGTTGAAATTGATAGACGAAGGATATGGTAAGGAGGCTGCGGTTCCGCAATTAATTATTTCAGGAGCCTCTTTAGATGATGTCTTTGTCATTGTTCTATTTACTGCTTTTAGTTCCTTATCGTTAAGTCAGGATTTGCAACTAAAGACACTGTTATCGATTCCATTATCGATTATAGCTGGAGTTGCAGTCGGTTATGTGGTTGGAAAAGGTGTCAGCTGGTTATTTAGATATTATCGGATGAGAGATTCAGTGAAACTAGCCATTATGCTAGCTATTTCTTTTTTATTATTAGAAGTTGAAGCACAAATTAGTCAATGGCTACCATTCTCAGCTTTGTTAGCGATTATGGCAATGGGAGCGGCGATTTATGCTAGCTATCCCCGTTTATCAAAACGCCTATCTGTGAAATATGATCAGTTGTGGGTGGTTTCGGAAGTCTTTTTATTTGTATTAGTTGGTGCTAGCTTGAACCTTACTTATGTCTTTAGCTTAGGAATCTCAGCTGTTTTATTAATCGGACTAGCGCTAGTTGTTCGAATGCTGGGCGTGTATGTTTCTATTTTGCCAACGACATTTAAAGCAAAAGAAAAATATTTTACTATGCTTGCTTATACTCCTAAAGCAACTGTGCAAGCAGCTATTGGAGGAATACCACTGGCGATGGGGTTACCTTATGGCGAAGTTATTTTAGCAGTTTCTATTTTGGCGATTTTACTAACGGCACCACTTGGCGCATGGTTAATTGACCATACGTATCAGCGATTGCTAACAAAATAG
- a CDS encoding SDR family oxidoreductase, whose product MDLGLRGKNALVVASSQGLGKAVAMELAKEGANVMLTSRNEASLQEAKSEIEQVASGTVAYYACDITKVDDIKALVAETRKRLGKIDILLNNAGGPPSGVFDDFEDQDWEAAFELNLLSYVRMIREVLPDLKESGGRIANVASSSVKRPIPNLILSNTFRNAIVGLTKSLAEELGPDNILINVVAPGTIETGRIQQLNQDRADKAGTSVEDVKAATMKDIPLGRLGEPEEFAKAVAFILSDANSYITGTTLLIDGGAAKVIAS is encoded by the coding sequence ATGGATTTGGGATTAAGAGGAAAGAATGCCCTCGTTGTGGCGTCAAGTCAAGGATTGGGGAAGGCTGTCGCAATGGAATTAGCGAAAGAAGGGGCTAATGTGATGCTGACAAGTCGGAACGAAGCGTCATTACAGGAAGCTAAGAGCGAAATCGAGCAAGTTGCCAGTGGAACAGTTGCTTATTATGCATGCGATATTACGAAAGTTGATGATATTAAAGCACTAGTAGCTGAAACAAGAAAGCGTCTAGGTAAAATTGATATTTTGCTAAATAATGCTGGTGGACCTCCGAGCGGCGTCTTTGATGATTTTGAAGACCAAGACTGGGAAGCAGCCTTTGAATTGAACTTATTAAGTTATGTGCGTATGATACGTGAAGTCTTGCCTGACTTAAAAGAAAGTGGCGGTCGCATTGCCAATGTGGCATCAAGTTCTGTTAAACGACCGATTCCAAATCTCATTTTATCCAATACCTTCCGCAATGCCATTGTTGGCTTGACGAAATCACTAGCAGAAGAATTGGGACCGGATAATATCTTAATTAATGTAGTTGCACCAGGTACAATCGAAACGGGCCGGATTCAGCAATTGAACCAAGACCGCGCTGATAAAGCGGGAACAAGCGTTGAAGATGTTAAAGCTGCAACAATGAAAGACATTCCACTTGGTCGTTTGGGCGAACCGGAAGAATTTGCTAAGGCAGTGGCCTTTATTTTATCAGATGCAAATTCGTATATTACTGGAACAACCTTATTGATTGATGGTGGCGCAGCTAAGGTCATTGCCTCTTAA
- a CDS encoding exonuclease SbcCD subunit D → MKLLHTADWHLGKIVNEFSMLDDQRYFLETLIEKIKPLELDLIIIAGDLYDRSLPSKEAVALADDILTRLIKEVKVPVLVIAGNHDSNERIEYGSQLFTQNGLYMEGTVKPITNKVTINGVNFYLVPFADPAQVREIVGNPDIRTMEDISHHQINAIKETLNPDELNVYIGHGYVINGQPQSIEASDSERPLTIGTAEYVPVELFECFDYVALGHIHKPQKIKYEHIRYSGSILKYSKSEVFHKKQISIVDLEKGRVSVSPLYIEAKRDMRVIRGYFDDIISGQSDDYIFFELEDNQLISDTMNRLRQRYPYAMGLEYLHQRDNNHSKLSHTQDDLKQLAYPELFEAFYEEHTETNLTEHEKKIIKQAFHAAERSLS, encoded by the coding sequence TTGAAACTATTACATACCGCCGACTGGCACTTAGGGAAAATCGTCAACGAATTTTCTATGCTCGACGACCAGCGTTATTTTTTAGAAACACTTATTGAAAAAATAAAACCACTTGAGCTCGACCTCATTATTATTGCCGGAGACCTTTACGACCGGTCTTTACCTTCCAAAGAAGCCGTCGCTCTGGCAGATGATATTCTAACGCGCCTTATTAAAGAAGTTAAGGTACCCGTTTTGGTTATTGCTGGCAACCATGACAGTAATGAACGCATTGAATATGGGTCACAGCTATTTACTCAAAATGGTCTCTACATGGAGGGAACTGTAAAACCAATTACCAACAAAGTCACTATCAATGGGGTAAATTTTTATTTAGTTCCCTTTGCTGACCCTGCCCAAGTTCGCGAAATTGTCGGTAATCCTGATATTCGAACGATGGAAGATATTAGCCACCATCAAATAAACGCCATTAAAGAAACACTTAATCCAGATGAGCTAAATGTGTATATCGGCCATGGTTATGTCATTAATGGCCAGCCCCAATCCATAGAAGCTTCTGATTCAGAACGCCCATTAACGATTGGAACTGCTGAATATGTGCCTGTTGAATTATTTGAATGCTTTGATTATGTCGCTCTTGGTCATATTCATAAACCACAAAAAATTAAATATGAGCATATTCGTTACAGCGGATCGATTTTGAAATATTCTAAATCAGAAGTCTTCCATAAAAAACAAATATCTATTGTAGATTTAGAGAAAGGACGGGTGTCTGTCAGCCCTCTTTATATCGAAGCTAAGCGTGATATGCGTGTGATACGTGGTTATTTCGATGACATTATCTCTGGTCAATCCGATGATTATATCTTTTTTGAATTAGAAGATAATCAGCTTATTTCAGATACCATGAACCGACTGCGCCAACGCTATCCTTATGCTATGGGGCTGGAATACCTTCATCAGCGAGATAACAACCATTCTAAACTAAGTCATACCCAAGATGATTTGAAACAGCTTGCTTATCCAGAGTTATTTGAAGCCTTCTATGAAGAACACACTGAAACAAATTTAACTGAGCATGAGAAAAAAATCATTAAACAAGCCTTTCATGCGGCAGAAAGGAGCCTGTCATGA
- a CDS encoding AAA family ATPase, with translation MKPIQLEMTAFGPYKEKTTIDFASFSHQNLFLISGATGAGKTTIFDAIAYALYDDASGNSRSKDNFKSDFATDQELCQVSFIFEINGKEYKVERSPRQMGPGKRSASKQYESTVAFYHDTGVTTKIKDANQEIEALLAMSYDQFKQIVMLPQGEFKKLLESDSKDKEQIFRNIFQTDVILAFQDHLKKQVADLKKDADEASVSLKTSLRYLTDIEDAPLQDAIAIEDIDTILDRLSYLNHLFSEQLTEQEALHQHKQEKVKQLDQQMADLSHYESLKKEQIALLQQKEAFAQIKQNLVHFEKAQQCLEAKQLIEGEQAKISSLKGQLSTTVENLEDLKKEANLKQVAFEKLNEQYKQLPDWRKQEKEYEKQLEAFEQVENKQAEKENLEKLIRTNQDELKQTNQLLEQLQKEKQTSQEAIQTVNDAKKAKESLEKDKQETEKQRDNSLLRLKNLEEFIKLTNQWQSESDQLIQLRKDATYSHKQLQEMRQLYYDNLAGLLASDLKVDLACPVCGSFDHPHLAETNPQAPTKEDLDRYHAENEQIQAEYARLASRVGSLLEQIKEKEDQLDIIQADCENEKTVTQLAYNQDLEKLNELNQKETSLLQQIEKLDHLNSLFDKLLEDERQCELKLTRLTTLLSNQETQIKDVSEQINQLIVSLPSTDKQATTNLLRELTQQIHRIESNYPLLQNELNRIEKETAICSTEQTSYNNQLETAIQSLNAAELAFKEKLKSANMAEDFEEHLLSEADYQRLYKEHETYDQRLKTNQSNLIKQEQRLAEFDSTDIEQLEITQGLLAEEINQINALLQKLFMQKQNGEKSHAAIMETYESLKDFRNKYSQIKRLADVANGSSKETGRLSFERYVLAIYYEEIVKAANLRLKDMTGGRYLLRRSEEMGKGVGAKGLELDVFDHFTSQTRSVKTLSGGESFKASLALALGLSDVMQQQSGGVHIDTLFIDEGFGSLDSESLDHAIQTLMDLNALGRMVGVISHVDELKNRISTHIEVSHSAKGSSLTIKY, from the coding sequence ATGAAACCAATACAACTAGAAATGACTGCTTTTGGTCCCTATAAAGAAAAAACAACGATTGATTTTGCTAGTTTCAGCCATCAAAATCTCTTCTTAATTAGTGGCGCGACTGGTGCAGGCAAAACAACGATTTTCGATGCTATTGCCTATGCCCTTTACGATGATGCCAGCGGGAATAGTCGAAGTAAAGACAACTTTAAATCAGATTTTGCAACGGACCAAGAGCTTTGCCAAGTTAGCTTCATTTTTGAAATCAATGGAAAAGAATACAAAGTTGAGCGTTCACCGAGACAAATGGGGCCCGGCAAGCGAAGCGCTAGTAAACAATACGAGTCGACCGTTGCCTTCTACCATGACACTGGTGTTACAACAAAAATTAAAGATGCTAATCAAGAAATTGAAGCCTTGTTAGCAATGTCCTATGATCAATTCAAACAAATTGTCATGCTCCCACAAGGTGAATTTAAAAAATTACTTGAATCGGATAGTAAAGATAAAGAACAGATTTTTAGAAATATTTTCCAAACTGACGTCATTCTTGCCTTTCAAGATCATCTCAAAAAACAAGTTGCTGACTTGAAAAAAGACGCTGATGAAGCGTCCGTATCGTTAAAAACATCTTTACGTTATTTAACTGATATTGAAGATGCGCCTTTACAGGATGCGATTGCAATTGAAGATATTGATACGATTCTTGATCGCTTATCATACCTTAACCACCTATTTTCGGAGCAACTTACTGAACAAGAGGCTTTACACCAACACAAACAAGAAAAAGTAAAACAGCTTGATCAACAAATGGCTGATCTTAGCCATTACGAAAGTCTAAAAAAAGAGCAAATTGCTTTACTGCAACAAAAAGAAGCATTTGCCCAAATAAAGCAAAACTTAGTTCATTTTGAAAAAGCCCAACAGTGTTTAGAAGCCAAGCAACTCATCGAAGGTGAGCAAGCAAAAATCAGCTCACTAAAAGGCCAGCTTTCAACAACTGTTGAAAATCTTGAGGACTTAAAAAAAGAAGCCAACTTAAAACAAGTAGCTTTTGAAAAACTAAATGAACAATACAAACAACTACCAGATTGGCGAAAACAAGAAAAAGAATACGAGAAGCAATTAGAAGCCTTTGAGCAAGTCGAAAACAAGCAAGCTGAAAAAGAAAATCTAGAAAAGCTTATTCGGACAAATCAAGATGAATTGAAACAAACCAACCAATTACTTGAACAGTTACAAAAAGAGAAACAAACAAGCCAAGAAGCTATTCAGACTGTTAATGACGCAAAAAAAGCAAAAGAAAGTTTAGAAAAAGATAAGCAAGAGACAGAAAAGCAACGTGATAATAGCCTGCTGAGATTGAAGAACTTAGAAGAATTCATAAAGCTCACTAATCAATGGCAATCAGAATCAGATCAACTCATTCAACTCAGAAAAGATGCGACATATTCTCATAAGCAACTACAAGAGATGCGACAACTTTACTATGATAATTTAGCAGGTCTTTTAGCGTCAGATCTGAAAGTAGACCTTGCTTGTCCAGTTTGTGGCTCGTTTGATCACCCTCATTTGGCTGAAACAAACCCACAAGCACCGACTAAAGAAGATTTGGACCGTTACCACGCGGAAAATGAACAGATACAAGCCGAATACGCCCGCTTGGCAAGCCGTGTAGGAAGTTTATTGGAGCAGATAAAGGAAAAAGAAGACCAGCTAGACATTATTCAAGCCGATTGTGAAAATGAAAAAACAGTGACGCAACTCGCTTACAATCAAGATTTAGAAAAGCTAAATGAATTAAACCAAAAAGAAACAAGCTTGTTACAACAAATAGAAAAACTTGATCACTTAAATAGTCTTTTTGATAAGCTCCTCGAAGATGAGCGTCAATGTGAATTGAAGCTAACGCGATTAACAACCTTGCTTAGCAATCAAGAAACACAAATAAAAGATGTCAGTGAGCAAATAAACCAACTAATTGTGTCATTACCATCAACAGATAAGCAGGCAACGACTAATTTATTACGTGAGCTTACTCAACAAATCCATAGAATCGAATCCAACTATCCCCTTCTTCAAAATGAATTAAATCGGATTGAAAAGGAAACTGCGATTTGTTCGACAGAGCAAACCAGCTACAACAACCAGCTGGAAACAGCCATTCAGTCGCTTAACGCTGCAGAATTAGCTTTCAAAGAAAAATTAAAGTCTGCCAATATGGCTGAAGACTTTGAGGAGCATTTACTGAGTGAGGCAGACTATCAACGTCTTTATAAAGAGCATGAAACTTACGATCAGCGACTTAAAACGAATCAAAGTAATTTAATCAAACAAGAGCAGCGACTCGCTGAATTTGATTCAACCGATATTGAACAACTAGAGATAACACAAGGTCTGCTAGCGGAAGAAATTAATCAAATTAATGCCTTACTGCAAAAACTATTTATGCAGAAACAAAATGGCGAGAAAAGTCACGCTGCAATTATGGAAACCTATGAAAGCTTAAAGGATTTTAGAAATAAATATAGCCAAATCAAACGCTTAGCCGACGTGGCAAATGGTAGTTCAAAAGAGACAGGTCGTCTTTCTTTCGAACGTTATGTTCTAGCTATTTACTACGAAGAAATCGTCAAGGCTGCTAACTTACGATTAAAAGACATGACAGGTGGGCGCTATTTACTGCGTCGCTCTGAAGAGATGGGTAAAGGAGTCGGGGCTAAAGGACTCGAGCTTGATGTCTTTGACCATTTTACTAGTCAAACGAGAAGTGTTAAAACGTTATCTGGTGGGGAAAGCTTTAAAGCTTCCCTTGCACTTGCATTAGGATTAAGTGATGTTATGCAGCAACAAAGTGGTGGCGTTCATATTGATACTCTCTTTATTGATGAAGGATTTGGATCACTGGACTCTGAATCACTCGATCATGCCATACAAACCTTAATGGACTTAAACGCCTTAGGAAGAATGGTCGGAGTTATTTCCCACGTTGACGAGCTTAAAAATCGGATTTCAACCCATATTGAGGTAAGTCATTCCGCGAAAGGTAGTTCATTAACCATTAAGTATTAA
- a CDS encoding universal stress protein, with product MSHDYKHILIPVDGSQQSINAFKKAVQIAKRNDAILHLVTVVDKRNDPEEAASIERDKESLFKSLEAHASKENLTIEKDIKFGNAKKLIAEDLVKDWSIDLIIMGATGKGRIAKLVVGSITNHVTRHARCDVLIVK from the coding sequence ATGAGTCATGATTACAAACATATTTTAATTCCTGTAGACGGTTCGCAACAATCGATCAATGCGTTTAAAAAAGCAGTTCAAATTGCCAAACGCAATGACGCCATTTTGCACCTTGTAACAGTTGTCGACAAAAGGAATGATCCTGAAGAAGCTGCCAGCATTGAGCGTGATAAAGAAAGTCTATTCAAATCTTTAGAAGCCCATGCTAGCAAAGAAAACTTGACCATTGAAAAAGATATCAAGTTTGGAAATGCTAAGAAATTAATAGCAGAAGATTTAGTAAAAGACTGGTCGATTGATTTGATTATCATGGGAGCAACGGGAAAAGGTAGAATAGCCAAACTCGTTGTGGGCTCCATCACTAATCATGTGACGCGTCATGCTAGATGCGACGTTCTAATTGTTAAATAA
- a CDS encoding PfkB family carbohydrate kinase, translated as MILNEKESRVFTYIKEDPFISQQDLADKIGLSRPAVANIISGLVKRGYLLGKAYVVNETRPIICIGAAAIDRRYFIEDELITGESNKVTSQVTFGGAALSVAENLGRLQEDVVLLSLLGDDQEAKSIKKNMLPFMKMNEVEELPGQSTGTYMEVLNKQGEMVVGLSEMDIYDQMDPNWLMKRASLLKQAKGICVDTNLPKETCELLIDIASKNKIPLAMMTVSALKAHNIPENLKGVKIFITTQKEAELILNMTISDDESLKRAMNHFLDRGCEHVIIMDKSKRVQYASSKQGMIRFDLRNTDSESYVWGTNEALISGMLYRYMHTKNLIDVVMTGIVNAAKTTKSFYKVRHDLSQAQLEKDIKEFGELEFEKI; from the coding sequence ATGATTCTGAATGAGAAAGAATCCAGAGTTTTTACTTATATAAAGGAAGATCCTTTTATTTCCCAACAAGACTTGGCTGATAAGATTGGTTTATCTCGGCCAGCAGTGGCAAATATTATTTCTGGGTTAGTAAAAAGAGGCTATTTATTAGGAAAAGCCTATGTAGTAAATGAAACAAGACCGATTATCTGTATCGGTGCGGCAGCAATTGATCGAAGATATTTTATTGAAGATGAGTTGATTACAGGAGAATCAAACAAAGTTACCTCTCAAGTGACATTTGGAGGAGCCGCCCTCAGTGTCGCTGAAAATTTAGGTAGACTTCAAGAAGATGTTGTTCTCTTATCACTTTTAGGTGATGATCAAGAAGCGAAATCAATTAAGAAAAATATGCTACCCTTTATGAAGATGAATGAGGTGGAAGAACTTCCAGGTCAATCAACAGGGACATATATGGAAGTTTTAAATAAGCAGGGTGAGATGGTCGTTGGGCTTTCTGAAATGGATATTTATGATCAGATGGATCCTAACTGGTTGATGAAGCGGGCATCGTTATTAAAACAAGCTAAAGGAATATGCGTGGATACTAATTTACCAAAGGAAACATGTGAATTATTGATTGATATTGCTTCAAAAAATAAAATTCCACTCGCTATGATGACTGTTTCCGCCCTTAAAGCTCATAATATTCCAGAAAATTTGAAGGGTGTCAAAATATTTATTACCACTCAGAAGGAAGCAGAGCTCATCTTGAATATGACGATTTCGGATGATGAATCCTTAAAAAGAGCAATGAATCACTTTTTGGATCGTGGTTGCGAGCATGTTATTATTATGGATAAAAGTAAACGGGTGCAGTATGCGAGTTCTAAACAAGGTATGATTCGTTTCGATTTACGAAATACAGATTCAGAATCTTATGTGTGGGGAACGAATGAGGCACTGATATCAGGTATGCTCTATCGTTATATGCATACCAAGAACTTGATTGATGTGGTGATGACAGGGATTGTCAATGCGGCTAAAACGACAAAATCCTTCTATAAAGTACGTCACGACTTATCGCAGGCACAACTTGAAAAAGATATTAAGGAATTTGGCGAATTAGAATTTGAAAAAATATAA
- a CDS encoding tetratricopeptide repeat protein has protein sequence MTMNQIKELADKAMTLHEKEDYAEAERLFLEALYLIDDKDSQLYQLLVYGLGVNYSLQGNYDGARSCFEEGRVNARKANNVDFEMDMLRELVKTSRTTKDYDSAKLLLEEEILYREQYAPNDRSSLSATWFEKAIIYMEENHPKKSEEALIQALAYAKQADDEEGLAYLLMTMGDFYQKNKQSEQAIQYYEESLQKFKQLDKRLEIAVIESILGG, from the coding sequence ATGACAATGAATCAAATTAAAGAGTTGGCCGATAAGGCAATGACATTACATGAAAAGGAGGACTATGCAGAAGCGGAACGGTTGTTTTTGGAGGCGCTTTATTTGATTGATGATAAAGATAGCCAGCTCTATCAATTACTTGTTTATGGATTAGGAGTAAACTACAGTTTGCAAGGAAACTATGATGGTGCTAGGAGTTGCTTTGAAGAAGGGCGTGTAAATGCTCGCAAAGCCAATAATGTTGACTTTGAGATGGATATGCTTCGCGAATTAGTCAAAACTTCCAGAACCACAAAAGACTACGATTCAGCAAAACTATTATTAGAGGAAGAAATTCTGTATCGAGAACAATATGCTCCAAATGATAGGAGTTCTCTTTCTGCGACTTGGTTTGAGAAAGCAATAATCTATATGGAGGAAAATCACCCTAAAAAAAGTGAAGAAGCACTAATACAGGCATTGGCCTATGCAAAACAGGCAGACGATGAAGAGGGGCTAGCCTATTTATTAATGACGATGGGTGATTTTTATCAGAAAAATAAGCAATCAGAACAAGCAATACAATATTATGAAGAAAGTCTACAAAAATTTAAACAGTTAGATAAAAGACTGGAAATAGCTGTGATTGAATCAATCCTTGGTGGTTGA
- a CDS encoding CapA family protein, translated as MKKIAMVILAIFLASCQSNEQIDEQTSSDIEVTNNVEASSEEESEEAVIISFVGVGDNLIHDSIIADVYQEDGSYDFTPIYEHIATDIQDADLAFLNQETILAGTDYPYTGYPAFNTPNEMAGNMADLGFDLVNGATNHTLDYDYPGAIHAIEVWSNYPDLIYTGTYLSEADRLRIPTIERKGVTFSFLSYTYGTNGIEPDTDWRVSYFDEKLIRDDVKRAKEVSDVVIVSAHWGDENTSEINDFQRYYAQLFADLEVDVVVGTHPHILQPIEWLEGEGGNQTLVIYSLGNLVAHSLEDFNTLGGMIHFDFVVEDEQIGIDNVFFEPTVSHYTADHQNIEQTRRGFKIYKLKDYTDEIAGEHGLNGYNGIVISQEHYQDMVDSIIPKEFLK; from the coding sequence ATGAAAAAAATAGCGATGGTGATATTAGCAATCTTTCTAGCATCTTGCCAATCCAATGAACAGATTGATGAACAAACATCATCAGATATTGAGGTTACAAATAATGTGGAGGCTAGTTCAGAAGAAGAAAGCGAAGAAGCAGTCATCATTTCATTTGTTGGAGTGGGAGATAATCTAATACACGATTCAATTATCGCCGATGTGTATCAAGAGGATGGCAGTTATGATTTCACGCCAATCTACGAGCATATTGCGACCGACATTCAAGATGCAGATTTAGCCTTTTTAAATCAGGAAACCATTTTGGCTGGGACAGATTATCCATATACGGGCTATCCTGCTTTTAATACGCCTAATGAAATGGCTGGAAATATGGCTGATTTAGGCTTTGATTTAGTTAATGGTGCAACGAATCATACGCTTGATTACGATTATCCTGGTGCTATTCACGCTATTGAAGTTTGGAGTAACTATCCTGATCTTATCTATACAGGAACTTATTTAAGCGAAGCTGATCGGTTAAGAATTCCGACTATTGAGCGAAAAGGGGTTACCTTTTCATTTTTGTCCTATACTTATGGAACGAATGGCATTGAACCAGATACGGATTGGCGTGTATCCTACTTTGATGAGAAACTTATTCGTGATGATGTAAAACGAGCAAAAGAAGTGAGTGATGTTGTCATTGTTTCTGCCCACTGGGGAGACGAAAATACGTCTGAGATTAATGACTTTCAACGTTATTATGCCCAATTATTCGCCGATTTAGAAGTTGATGTCGTTGTTGGAACCCATCCGCATATTTTACAACCGATAGAATGGCTTGAAGGGGAGGGTGGTAATCAAACATTGGTTATTTATTCTCTAGGAAATCTGGTTGCCCATTCGCTAGAAGACTTTAATACATTAGGTGGGATGATACATTTTGATTTTGTAGTGGAAGATGAGCAAATTGGAATTGACAACGTCTTTTTCGAACCAACTGTCAGTCATTATACGGCTGATCATCAGAATATTGAGCAAACAAGAAGAGGGTTTAAAATCTATAAATTAAAAGATTACACAGATGAAATTGCAGGAGAACACGGTTTAAATGGTTACAATGGCATCGTTATTTCTCAAGAACATTATCAAGATATGGTCGATTCAATTATTCCAAAAGAGTTCCTTAAGTAA
- a CDS encoding ABC transporter substrate-binding protein, producing the protein MMKQWMKRIGLTLGAGVLLAACGGSDENAANDGANKELAIGILQLMDHESLNASRQGFVDVLEEAGYVEGENLTLDYQNAQGDQANLQTMSERLAGDNDLILAIATPAVQSLANIEKDTPILFTAVTDPVDAGLVASLEKPGANITGTTDAGPIEEQVKLLLSVAEDAENIGIIYNSSEPNSVIQADQAKAILEENDQNVVVLTVSSTNDVQQAMESLAQDVDGVYIPTDNTLASTMATVAQVAKNYKLPVVAAAADQVLDGGLATYGIDYYELGRQTGEMALDILENGATTADMAVQSSKNLELVVNEEMAEALGIDPASITVPE; encoded by the coding sequence ATGATGAAACAATGGATGAAGAGAATAGGTTTGACATTAGGAGCAGGCGTCTTGCTTGCAGCTTGTGGCGGATCAGATGAAAATGCAGCGAACGATGGTGCTAACAAGGAACTTGCTATTGGTATTTTACAACTAATGGATCATGAATCATTAAACGCATCACGCCAAGGCTTTGTCGATGTATTAGAAGAAGCAGGTTATGTAGAAGGTGAGAACCTGACATTAGACTATCAAAATGCACAAGGTGACCAAGCCAATCTTCAAACCATGTCTGAACGTTTAGCAGGGGATAATGATTTGATTTTAGCGATTGCAACACCAGCTGTTCAATCACTAGCCAATATAGAAAAAGACACACCAATTTTATTCACGGCAGTCACTGATCCAGTGGACGCAGGACTTGTTGCTAGCTTAGAAAAACCAGGTGCAAATATTACAGGTACAACGGATGCAGGTCCGATTGAGGAGCAAGTCAAATTACTATTATCTGTTGCAGAAGATGCTGAGAATATCGGTATCATCTACAATTCTAGTGAGCCAAATTCTGTTATTCAAGCTGATCAAGCGAAAGCAATTCTTGAAGAAAATGATCAAAATGTGGTTGTTTTAACTGTATCTTCAACTAATGATGTACAACAAGCTATGGAGTCTCTGGCTCAAGATGTTGATGGTGTTTATATTCCGACAGATAATACGCTGGCAAGTACAATGGCAACCGTAGCACAAGTAGCAAAAAATTATAAGCTACCGGTTGTTGCAGCAGCAGCAGACCAAGTGTTAGATGGTGGTCTAGCAACTTACGGAATTGATTACTACGAATTAGGTCGCCAAACTGGTGAGATGGCACTAGACATTCTAGAAAATGGAGCGACAACTGCTGATATGGCAGTACAGTCTTCTAAAAATTTAGAATTGGTCGTAAATGAGGAAATGGCAGAGGCCTTGGGTATTGACCCGGCTTCAATCACTGTACCTGAATAA